Proteins encoded within one genomic window of Humulus lupulus chromosome 1, drHumLupu1.1, whole genome shotgun sequence:
- the LOC133806315 gene encoding monothiol glutaredoxin-S6 isoform X2, whose protein sequence is MPRFPVSLVLVAVVALVALGISTKGAEASNSASAFVQNIIYSNKIAIFSKSYCPYCRRAKRIFSELHQQPFVVELDLRDDGTQIQDVLLDLVGRHTVPQIFVNGQHVGGSDGTETWESSG, encoded by the exons ATGCCTCGTTTTCCGGTGAGTCTCGTTCTGGTGGCAGTGGTGGCTTTGGTGGCCCTCGGAATATCAACGAAGGGAGCCGAAGCCTCCAATTCAGCCTCCGCCTTCGTTCAGAACATCATTTACTCCAATAAGATCGCCATATTTTCCAAGTCTTATTGTCC GTATTGCCGGCGTGCCAAGCGCATATTCAGCGAGCTCCATCAACAACCTTTTGTTGTTGAGCTTGATCTCCGAG ATGATGGAACACAAATTCAGGATGTTCTTCTAGACCTTGTAGGTCGACATACTGTCCCACAAATATTTGTGAATGGCCAGCATGTTGGTGGCTCTGATG GAACGGAGACATGGGAATCATCTGGATGA
- the LOC133806309 gene encoding protein NETWORKED 2D — protein sequence MLQRAASNAYSWWWASHIRTKQSKWLEQNLQDMEEKVQIVLKLIEEDGDSFAKRAEMYYKKRPELISFVEESYRAYRALAERYDHISTELQNANNTIATVFPEQVQFAMDEEDEEAANGVPRKIPEVAKNIPNAPKGPFKEIKSIITTARATKKLLPKKSKKAATTSTVSKSGLKKAQALEEIDRLQKDILALQTEKEFVKGSYENGLAKYWEIDNQINEKQEKVCNLQDEFGEGMVIEDGEARNLMAAAALKSCHETLTQLQEKQERSAEEAIVESQRVKRVKERFESLKGEFHHNQTSEKSQLGKYEFKNSAPEAPNSPYQEAVASKSKERQEMELLQEKVKQQFEAMPNKSLTVSEMVEKIDELVNKVITLETAVSSQAALVKRLKTETDELQVQIRTLEDDKATLHDGNNNLSSKLKEMEEKLHGIQDLNKSFRDQNSNLQTNFTEAHCNLEHLSRKLQSVKPDEEIDASDFINEEVENLPKLLDSLEKRKNPFEDCEIPQNVKSDEETEIIVALQEKESPAELGFLEEVKEQQNIVQRGDSSEESSNFLSTFDNQQEDFSQSQGEQKLLAVDDEQAPSETTDNLLKAEQIETREDEPDWQKLFLNGIENRERTLLTEYTTTLRNYKDIKKRLSEIEKKTLDSQFETSLLLKELKGENLKKDEEIRSLRLKLELLQETLDDENRERNLKHLENPETSSSLADLIHTKENPKSLTAMEENENIKAILTDQTCILSATEEKFRTKIDELLEQNLEFWLRFSSCFHQIQKFDTEIEDLKSEISKLDEKKMKEDSNDTNTLQNLLKSDARPLYKHLREIQTELAVWLEKSAQLKEELQGRFSSLCEIQEEITSALKASAEADDDFFKFTSYQAAKFQGEVLNMKQENNKVADELQAGLDHVTTMQIDVEKTLTTLKADFALAASKKQSDNDNSTTPQLRQTPTRARIPLRSFIFGIKQKKQRASIFACMTPAMHRKYHGLRAGPPF from the exons atgttgcAGAGAGCTGCAAGCAATGCATATTCATGGTGGTGGGCAAGCCACATAAGAACAAAGCAATCCAAATGGCTAGAGCAAAACCTCCAAG ATATGGAGGAAAAGGTGCAAATTGTACTAAAGCTCATTGAAGAGGATGGAGACTCCTTTGCAAAGAGAGCAGAAATGTACTACAAAAAGAGACCGGAGCTGATAAGCTTTGTAGAAGAATCCTATAGAGCTTACCGGGCATTGGCCGAGCGGTATGACCACATTTCAACAGAGCTGCAAAATGCCAACAACACAATTGCTACTGTTTTCCCTGAACAAGTGCAGTTTGCCAtggatgaagaagatgaagaagcgGCTAATGGGGTTCCGAGAAAGATTCCAGAAGTCGCAAAAAACATTCCCAATGCTCCAAAAGGTCCCTTCAAAGAGATAAAAAGTATCATTACAACAGCAAGAGCTACAAAAAAGTTGCTACCCAAAAAGTCAAAAAAAGCAGCAACTACCTCAACAGTTTCTAAATCAGGTCTTAAGAAAGCTCAGGCACTGGAAGAGATCGATCGACTTCAGAAAGATATTCTAGCCCTGCAAACTGAGAAAGAGTTCGTGAAGGGTTCTTATGAGAATGGACTTGCGAAATACTGGGAAATTGACAATCAGATCaatgaaaagcaagaaaaagtgTGCAATTTGCAAGATGAATTTGGTGAGGGAATGGTCATAGAAGATGGTGAGGCTAGAAATCTGATGGCGGCAGCTGCTTTAAAATCATGCCATGAGACACTGACTCAGTTGCAGGAGAAACAGGAGAGATCAGCTGAGGAAGCAATAGTTGAATCCCAAAGGGTTAAGAGAGTTAAGGAGAGGTTTGAGTCTCTCAAGGGAGAATTTCACCACAATCAAACCAGTGAAAAAAGCCAACTTGGAAAGTATGAATTTAAGAACTCAGCACCAGAAGCACCAAATAGCCCATATCAAGAAGCAGTGGCCAGTAAATCAAAAGAGAGACAAGAGATGGAGTTATTGCAAGAGAAAGTCAAGCAACAGTTCGAAGCTATGCCAAACAAATCTCTGACAGTATCAGAAATGGTAGAGAAGATTGACGAACTTGTAAATAAAGTGATCACCTTAGAAACTGCAGTTTCATCACAGGCTGCTCTTGTAAAGAGACTAAAAACCGAAACTGATGAGCTTCAAGTACAAATTCGAACTTTGGAAGATGACAAGGCTACACTACATGATGGAAATAATAATTTGAGCAGCAAGCTTAAGGAGATGGAGGAAAAGTTGCATGGAATTCAGGATCTCAACAAAAGTTTTAGAGACCAGAACAGCAATCTCCAAACAAATTTCACTGAAGCCCACTGTAATCTTGAGCATCTTTCCAGGAAACTGCAAAGCGTGAAGCCAGATGAAGAGATTGATGCATCAGATTTCATCAATGAAGAAGTAGAAAATTTGCCAAAACTGTTGGATAGTCTGGAAAAGAGAAAGAATCCTTTTGAAGATTGTGAAATTCCACAGAATGTAAAATCAGATGAAGAAACAGAAATTATAGTTGCATTGCAGGAGAAGGAATCTCCAGCAGAGTTAGGATTTTTAGAGGAGGTAAAAGAACAACAGAACATAGTACAAAGGGGTGACAGTTCTGAAGAGTCCAGCAACTTTCTTAGTACTTTTGATAATCAGCAAGAAGATTTTTCACAATCCCAGGGAGAGCAGAAACTGCTTGCTGTAGATGATGAACAAGCTCCTTCAGAGACTACGGATAATCTGCTCAAAGCAGAACAGATTGAGACAAGAGAAGATGAACCAGATTGGCAGAAGCTGTTTTTGAATGGAATTGAAAACAGAGAAAGAACTCTCTTGACTGAGTACACTACAACTCTTCGAAACTACAAGGACATCAAGAAGAGGCTAAGTGAAATAGAGAAGAAAACCTTGGACAGCCAATTTGAAACATCTCTGCTTTTAAAGGAACTGAAGGgtgaaaatttgaagaaagatGAAGAGATCCGATCGTTGCGTTTGAAATTGGAACTTCTACAAGAGACTTTGGATGACGAAAACAGGGAAAGAAATCTCAAACATTTGGAAAACCCTGAAACCTCTAGCTCATTGGCTGATCTCATCCACACTAAGGAAAATCCTAAATCCTTGACAGCTATGGAGGAAAATGAAAACATCAAGGCAATCCTAACTGATCAAACCTGTATATTGTCAGCAACTGAAGAGAAATTCCGGACAAAGATTGACGAATTGCTGGAGCAAAACCTTGAATTCTGGCTCAGATTCAGCAGCTGCTTCCATCAAATCCAGAAATTTGACACCGAAATCGAAGATCTAAAATCAGAGATCTCCAAATTGGATGAGAAAAAAATGAAGGAAGACTCAAATGATACTAACACTCTTCAAAACCTACTCAAATCTGATGCTCGCCCATTGTACAAACACCTTAGAGAGATCCAGACCGAACTCGCCGTGTGGTTAGAGAAGAGCGCTCAGCTGAAGGAGGAACTCCAGGGACGATTCTCATCACTGTGTGAAATCCAAGAGGAGATAACATCGGCGCTGAAAGCGAGTGCTGAGGCAGACGACGACTTCTTCAAATTCACAAGTTACCAAGCAGCAAAGTTCCAAGGCGAGGTTCTGAACATGAAGCAAGAGAACAACAAGGTCGCTGACGAGTTGCAGGCGGGGCTGGACCATGTGACAACGATGCAGATCGATGTGGAGAAGACGCTGACCACTTTGAAGGCAGACTTTGCCTTGGCTGCATCTAAAAAACAGAGCGATAATGATAACAGTACTACTCCTCAGCTGAGGCAGACGCCAACTCGGGCTCGGATTCCATTGAGATCTTTCATCTTTGGAATCAAGCAGAAGAAGCAGAGAGCCTCAATCTTCGCTTGTATGACTCCCGCAATGCATAGGAAGTACCATGGTTTGAGAGCAGGACCTCCATTTTGA
- the LOC133806315 gene encoding glutaredoxin-C3 isoform X1: MPRFPVSLVLVAVVALVALGISTKGAEASNSASAFVQNIIYSNKIAIFSKSYCPYCRRAKRIFSELHQQPFVVELDLRDDGTQIQDVLLDLVGRHTVPQIFVNGQHVGGSDDLKNAVLNGHLQKLLSAS; encoded by the exons ATGCCTCGTTTTCCGGTGAGTCTCGTTCTGGTGGCAGTGGTGGCTTTGGTGGCCCTCGGAATATCAACGAAGGGAGCCGAAGCCTCCAATTCAGCCTCCGCCTTCGTTCAGAACATCATTTACTCCAATAAGATCGCCATATTTTCCAAGTCTTATTGTCC GTATTGCCGGCGTGCCAAGCGCATATTCAGCGAGCTCCATCAACAACCTTTTGTTGTTGAGCTTGATCTCCGAG ATGATGGAACACAAATTCAGGATGTTCTTCTAGACCTTGTAGGTCGACATACTGTCCCACAAATATTTGTGAATGGCCAGCATGTTGGTGGCTCTGATG ATCTTAAAAATGCTGTTTTGAATGGTCATTTGCAAAAACTTCTCAGTGCAAGTTGA